CGCGCCAGCTCCTGCACATCCTTCACACCGGAACCCCCCAGACCTTTGCGGATGCCTCGCGTCTTGTCCGTGGTCGCGAGGAGCAGCAACTGGCGCACGAGCTTGTTGGTGAGCCGGGGGTTGAGGCGGCGCATGTGGGCAACGAGCGAGCCGAGCTCTTCCAGGGTCAGTCCGGCGACCATGACCTGGGTGTCCGAGCCCTCATCCGGGGTGAGCCCCACCGCCAGGAGCAGCGGGTGCAAGATCAGCGAGCGGGTGAAGCTCAGCTCGTGGGCGATTCCCAGCCGCTGGAGCTCGGCCAGCATGGGGCCTGTGTCGTGTCCAGGCACGACCGGCTGCACCTGCATCGTCTCATAGCGCTGCAGCACCTCGTCGTACCGCCGCCGGGCTTCGAGCCCGGGCTTGCTGGCCTGGAACTCCACGAAGCCCTGGTGGATCTCCCCCATCAACTCGCGCAGGAGCGCGGCATCGCTCGTGGACTGTGGGACGCCCAGGAGGTTGGCCATGCCCACCCTGCGCGCGGGGAGGGAGCTCGCCTCCATCCAGGGGGCATAGGTGAAGGCGCTCTCGGCGAGCACCATGTTCAGGTTGGCGACCCCCAAGCGGCCCGGGTTCTGCGCGAAGGTGGCCAGCCGATCGTGAGCATCCTTCATACCGGCGAGGAGTCGATCCATCACGAGGGCGCGCAGCTTCGCGCGGCCATCCGGCAGGGGACGCCCCGCGGGAGAGCTCTCGCGATCCGTCGTCTTGCGTTGCTGGGGGAGCTCCGGAGCGACGGGTGGCGCCTCTCGGGAGGGGAGCTCCGGGCCTCGAGGAGCGGGACGCGCGGCCTCGCCCTGGAGGCGCTCGAGCCCGGCCTTGTCCGGAAACGCACGTGGGTCCCGCGGGCTGTCGAATCCGCCCTCCCTGGCTGACTGGGAACCGCCGGTTGTCAGCCCCTGATGGCCCTGCAAGCCCCCGGCGGTGTCGCCCTTCCCCTTGGCCTGGGACTTCGCCGAGGTGCCCCCAGACCGCGGGGCGGACTTACCGGCGTCTGGCCTGGCGGGCTCCTTCTGGGGTTGTTGCTGAGGGCCTCGAACCGAGGAGCCCGGCCGTGGAATCGCGGCCTGAGGAGGCAGCTTGCTCGACCCGATACTCATGCTGGATGCCCTCTGCGCGACGCGTCACTTGAAGGAGTCTTCTGGGGGGTGGGCGGGTACAGCTCCCAGTATGACAGGCTTCGCTTGGATGGGTGATGACGCGGCCCGCCTCGTCGCCGTCGGCTCCGATATGGCGGGCGTCGGTGACTTCAACGGCGATGGGCGCGACGACGTGATCACCTTCACCCGGGGCACGACGGGCGACGTCTTCGTCTCGCTGTCGGACGGCACCCGCTTCGCCCAGAACAGCTGGCTGTGGCTGTGGCGCGACCACTTCGCCTTCGACGCGGAGTGGTCCCGGCCGAGCCTGCTGTAACGATGGGACGGTGAGTCCGAGCGTCCATGGAATCGCGCTCGAGGTGGTGACAGCTGTCTCGAGGCTGGTGAGCACAGTCACCACCCCTACGCTCCTCCCTCGCTCCCCCTCCCCTTAACTCCTTGAAACCACGGAGGCTCCCCGTCCATGGAGTGCGACATGGACATGGCATGTCGGGTGCAGAAGGACAGGACAACACTTCTCCGCACCCCCCCCCTCGCCGCACCTCCCGAGGAGCCTCCCATGGCCCGCATCCGCCCCTCCCTGTCCCGCTCCGCGACCCTGCCCACGCCCAAGACGTTCCAGCCCAAGCCTCCGACCCGCGCCTCCACGCTGCCGTCCTCGGCGACTCCCCCGACGGGCACCCGGCCCGCCGCGACCCCCCCCGCCGCGAGCGCACCGGTTGCCCCCCAGTCCAGGCCCGTGAAGCACCCGGGCGCGCCCGAGGGCGCCCCCTCGTACAGCCCCTGGGAGAAGAGCACGGGCGCGGCCTCGAATCTGATGGTGAGCGGCGGCGACAACAAGCTCACGGCTCCCGCGGGCGCCACGCAGAACATGCTCATCGACAGGCCGGGCAACCCCTTCCAGAAGGACGTCTTCGGCGGCAGGGTGAATGGCAACCTGGGCTCGATGCAGGCCTCCACCACGACCCACAACAGCGGTGGCCTGTACCACTACTCGGCCCAGGCCGAGCTCAACGGGCCCCAGGCCTCCTACGAGTGGCAGAGGGCTCACGCGGGCCGTCTGGGCGTGACCAGCGGCCAGCTCACCGCCGATGCCACCTCCTTCAAGGCACAGGCCCAGGCGGGCGTCTCGGCGGATACGAAGGGCCACGCGTACACGGCCGCGCTGACGGCCAAGGCGGAGACGGGCGTGGGCGTCACGGCGAGCGCGAGCCACGACTTCAACCGGCATGCGGGCGCGTACATCAAGGGCGAGGGCAGGGCCTCGGCCACCGCCTACGCCGAGGGAGTGGCTTCCCTGGATCCGAGGAACGCCACGGCGCTGCTCTCGGGCCAGGTGGGCGCGGCCGCCACGGCGGGAGCGTATGGCACGGCGGGCGGGCACCTGGGCCGGCTGCACGGCTCGGTCACCGCGGGCGCGGTGGCGGGCGTGGCCGCCCAGGCGGGCGGGAAGATCGGCCTGGAGAACGGCTTCTTCAAGCACTCCGCGGACGTCAACACGGCGGCGGGCGTGGGCACCCACCTCAAGACGGACGTCGCGGTCGACCTGCGCCACCACATCAAGCCCGGCATCGCGGCGGGCCTGCGCCCCAGCCTCGCCAGCGCCTCCGGCGTGGCCACGCCCGTGGGCGTGGTGGAGCCCGAGAAGTCGCGGTTCGAGGAGTTCTTCGCGAAGGCTTTCGGCAAGTAATGACACGCCCCTGAGCTCCAGCACTCCGGGCAACGCGGGGAGGCCCTCGCTCGGAGTGCTGGCTCGCTCATGCACCCCTACCAGCGGCTCAGTCCTCGACGTCGTTCACGTGGTTGAAGGGCACGCCCCCGGGGATGGGCGTTCCGTCCTCCAACATCCGCTCCTCGGTGGAGATGCTCCACACGTCGAGCGTGTCGTCACGGTCCACCTGCCCCGCGCACACCAGGGTGATGTTGCAATCGGGGCACTCGCCCTGCACGCCCACCATGCTCCCCAACCCCTCCGGGAGCTGTTCCAGGGAGATGGGCTTCGCACCCGCGTATTTGACGGTATCCACTCCAATGCCCTGCACCGCCGCCGTCCGCACCACCTGCGGAGTGCCGCGCTCCTCCAGGGGACCCGGACCGGCGAAGTACGCGTAGCGGTTGCCTCGCTCGGGCGAGAAACCGACCTCCTCGATCGACGCGGAGTAGGCGTCCTTCTGCTGGAAGTACGCGCGCTGCGTGGTGTACCAGGCCTTGAGGTTCGCCCTGCACTCGGCCTGCTTCGAACGGGCCTGGAAGCGAATGAAGTTCGGGATGGCAATGGCCGAGAGCACTCCCACGCACGGGCAGAGGAGCACCAACCCCGAGATACCGAGGATGATGAAGAGCGCCTTCCGGCTCATCCCCGAGCCGGGCACGGCCGACATGTTGCCGCATGCGCACGTGATGTTGGAGCCGGGCACCCGTCCCGTCACATCGAGGACGTTGCCGCACTTCGGGCACTTCATGGTCTTCACGTTGTTCCCCCTCCGGGTACTGCTTCACGAGCCCTGGAACGTAGAACGGAAGTGCCCCGGGAGGGAGTCAAAGGATTCGAAGCGCGGACGAGACCCGGACGGCGGCTCCCCGCGTACGGTCGCGGGGAGCCCGCCATGCATCCTGCGCTACGAGCGGACGACCTTCGTCACCGAGGTGCCGGAGGCCCCGGTCGTGGTGTTGAACTGCTCGGGACTGCCCACCTTGAGTTGGTTGTGCACGTCCTTCACGCCGAGGACATCATCGATGATGTCCTCGATGGTGCGCTTGTCGCGGCGCTCCTCGACCAGACCGGTCAGGGTGACCTCACCGTTCTTCACCTGCACCTCCACGTGCTCGGCGTTCACCCACCCGTGCATGAGCCGGTCGTAGATGTCCTCGCGGATGCGGTCATCCGAGCGCGTGTACGCCTTGGGCCCCTTGCCCAGCTTGCGTAGGCCCTCGCGGAACCGGTCGCCGAGCCGCTCGAGCGGGCCGCGCTCGTTGAAGTCGCGGTAGTCGCGGCGTCCGTAGAGGCCCTCGTTCCTGTCGCGCGCCACGTAGGTCCCGTAGCCCCGGTCGTACCCCAGGTCGCGCTCGGAGTACCCACCGCCGGAGTGGCCCTGCGAGTTGTAGAAGCCTGGAGGGTTGTAGTTCCCCGGGTTGTAATTGCCTTGGAGGTTGTAGCCGCGGTCCTGGTCGTAATCCCGGCCGTAATCCTCGGACTTGCGGCTGCTGCCCCAGTACCCCTGGCTGCCCTGCCACGGACCGCGCTCCTGCCGCGGCCCCATGTCACTGCCCCGGAAGCCTTCGTCGAATTCCCGCTCCCGGCCTGCCCAGCGCTCCCGGTCATCTCCCAGGTATCGACGCATCTCATAGTCCCTGTTCGCCATGACGTGTGTCTCCTCGTGGTTGCGCGTACGTGTCACGTGACGGTGACATTTCCCGTTGCAGTTGCATCTCGGTGTCACGTGGGGCTCGCGATGCCCAGAGGCCTCGCGAGTCCAGGGCAAACTGAGCCGTCATCTCCAGGCGGCAAGGGGTGGCCGAGCGTGCCTCGGCAGGCCGGTCGCTGCACGGTCCACTGGCCCACGGGGAGAACGGGCCCGGAGAATAAAACCGGGCGAGCAACACTCACGTCCCTGGGTCAGGTCGTGTACCAGACCTGATGGGGTATGACCGTCGGCAGATCGCTGTAGACGGCCTCCCAGAGTTCCGCGAGGAAGGCGACGAGCGCCTTGGGACTCTGAACGAAGCGGAACTCGCCCACGTTCGGGTCGAAGAACTCATACACCGTGTTGGACTTCAGGCCCCGGCGCTCCGCCTCGTCGGCCTGCATCAACGGCGCACGAATGAAGAAGGCCACCGCGTGCCCCTCCTTCTTCTTCTCCGAGTCGAGCTGGAGGATCATCCCCTGGTATTTCGACTGGGGCTCGTCCTCCAGGTCGAGCAATCCCTTCACGACAACGGACGTGAACGCGGTTCTGGGAGAGTCATCGTCCACCACCGACTTCTCCAGGGTGAGGGCTTGCAGCTCCTTCCATCCGAAGGTCATGGCCTCCTTGTCGGCCAGGTGCAGGAACTTGGAGTGGAGCACCTTGGGATCGTATCCCAGCTCCACGAGCCGCCGGGCATACTCCAGGGTCAACGCCATGGAGGGGGCCTTGAGCTGCAGATCATGGATGGAGATGTGCTGAGTGGCGAGCGTCACCTTCGACTTCTGGCTGGCGAAGTCGGAATGATCGAAGTTCTTGCCGCCCGCCATCTTCCGGCGCAGCCAGTCCATGCTCATGCCCAGGCACACCCCACCCCGGCTCTTGATGCGAGGATCGGCCGCCTGGTCCCAGAGGTAGACCAGTTGATGGTTCTGCTTCGCCTGCGTCTTGAGCGCCTCGAACTTGACCCAGTCGACCGGCACGATACCTCCCACGAGTTGGGATGATTCTACATGAGAACGCCTCCCGACCCCAGGGAGGCCAGGGGCGGGCAACTCGCTCGAGGAAACCAATGGGTGACGATCTCTTTTCACAGTCCAAGCTCGGTGACGCGCAGATCGAGCAGTTCATCCGAGATGGATTCGTCCGGATCGACGAGGCGTTCCCGCGCGAGCTCGCGGAGGAGGGTCTCGCCATCCTCTGGCGGGATACCGGCTGCGCTCCCAATGATCCAACGACGTGGACCCGGCCCGTCATTCGTCTCGGGGGCTATGCACAACCGCCCTTCGCCAGGGCGGTGAACACGCCGGTGCTTCACACGGCTTTCGACCAGCTCGTCGGAAAGGGCCGTTGGGCTCCCCGGTTCAGCCTTGGCACCTTCCCGGTGCGGTTCCCAAGCCCCGAGGATCCAGGCGACGCGGGCTGGCACGTGGACGCGAGCTACCCGGGGGAAGATCCAAACGACTTCTTCTCCTACCGCATCAACGTCCATTCAAGGGAGCGAGCGCTCCTGATGCTCTTCCTGTTCTCGGACGTGGGCGAACACGATGCGCCCACCCGCATCCGGATGGGCTCGCATCTCGACGTCGCGCGGATTCTGCAACCCGCGGGCGAAGCGGGCATGACCTTCATGGAGCTGGCCGGGAAGCTGGACGTGACGGCCACGCGGCCCGAGGCCTTGGCGACTGGAAGGGCCGGCACGGTGTACCTGTGCCATCCCTTCCTCGTCCATTCAGCGCAGCCCCACCGCGGCACGACGCCCCGCTTCATGGCGCAACCGCCGCTGCATCTGGCGGAGCCTTTCCGGCTCGAGCGCGAGGACCACGACCCTTCGCCGGTCGAGATCGCCATCAAACAGGGACTGCGGGACCCCAGCCCAGGGTGAGCTCATGCGAAGACGTCGGAGACCAGGCGGCCCTGCTTCTCCATTCCCGTGAGCCACGCCGCGGCCTCCTCCGCGGAGCAACCCACGGTCTCCTGGTGGATTCGCGCGAGGGTCTCCCGGACCGCGGGCGCCATGAGCCGGCCATCTCCGCAGATGAAGAAGAGAGCCCCCTGGTCGAGCAGCACCTTCACCTGCTCTCGCTCCTTCCACAGCCGGTGCTGTACGAACGTCACGTCGCCCTCGGGCTGGCGGAAGAAGGCGGGAAGCACCTTCACCACGTCCCCCTGCTCCCATTTCGCCAGCTCGTCGCGGTAGAGGAAGTCCACGTCCGGATGGTCGCACCCGAAGAAGAGCAACGCGGGCCCGGCCGTCTCTCCCCGCGTGTGGCGCAGGGCGCGCTCCTGGATGAAGCCCCGGAAGGGAGCCAGTCCCGTGCCCGCGCTCACCATGATGATGGGCGCCGTGTTCGAGGCGGGCGGGTGGAAGGGCACGTTCGGCGTGTGCACCGCGACCGCCGCCTGCTCCCCGGGGCGCAGCCGGGCGAGGTAGCTCGAACAGGTGCCGTGGAAACGGCCCTGGCCGGACCACGCCTCCGCGTCCAACACCGCCACCGTCAACGTGCACCGGGTGGGGTTCTCCAACGGAGAGGACGACACCGAGTATTGCCGCACGCGCATGGCGGGAAGCAGCTCGAGGAACTCTCCGAAGGACAGGATGCACGAGTCGTACTGCTCCAGCAGGTCCAGGACGCTCATGCGCTTGTCGAGAATCTCCTGCTTGTAGCGCTCGGCATTCCGGGCCAGGGCGGCCAGGTGCATCGCGTGGGGCGGGCACGGGTTCTTCTCCGCCAGCCGCTCCAGGTCCTTGCGCGTGGCGGGTGCCGACAGCTCCACGTGCCGGCCGAGCAACTCCCGCACCGACACGGGCCTGTCCATGGGGAGCGAGGAGGCCTGGGCGCCCCGGGTCGAGCGCAGGACGACGGCGGCATCCGTCCGCACCCCGAGGCGGCGCGCGGCCCGTTCCACGAGCTCCGGGTGGTTCTCCGGTAGCACGGCGAGGTAATCGCCCGCCGCGTACGTCACCCCCTCGGGCAGCTCGAACACGAGGTGCCGCTTGGAGCGCCCGAACGGCGACGTCAGGTCGACGAGCTCCCGGTTCTCCACCAGCGTCGCCAGCTCGAGCTTGTTCTGCTTCACCAGCTCCACGCTGACAGGAGGCACCATTTCCACCGTGTAGCGCGGACCGGAATCCACCTCGCGCGAGGTCACACCGAGCGCCGTGCCCACGCGCTCCCAGAAGGGCGCGTACCATTGCTCGAAGTCCCCGAAGAAGTCGCCCCGCGCGTCCGCCTCGCCGCGCGTGAGGATCGCCTGGGCTCCCGCGGCGCTCAACCGCTCATCGAGGTATGTGGGAACCGCCTGGTAGGTCTCGCCCCAGTCCCGGTTGCCGCAGCCGAACACGGCGTAGCGCACGCCCGACAGCGAGCCCTCGGGCACGCTGGACATCCACGTGTGGAACGCGCGCGCGTTGTCCGGCGGCTGGCCGTTGTAGGAGGCCGTCACGACGACGACCGCGCCCTCACGGGGCAGCTTCCCGGTGTACTCATCCAGCGGCGCCACCCGCGTCGAGTAGCCGCGCGCGAGCCCGTCACCCGCGATGCGCCGGGCGAACGCCTCGGAGGCACCCGAGTTGGAGCCGTAGAGCAGCAACAGGGGCGTCCCATGCGCGGCTACCTTCTCCGGTGCCTGGGGAGCGGGCGCCACGGGACGGGGCGCGGTGGGCCGGGCCGCGCTCGGACGGAAACCGGGCTTGCGCTCGCGGGCACGGAGCTTGAGCCCCTCGGGCTTGAGCGTGAGCGACTCGCGGATGCTCAGCGTGTACGGCGCGGGCGTGGAGAGGTGGAAGCGCTGCAGGATCATGCCGAGCAC
This is a stretch of genomic DNA from Archangium violaceum. It encodes these proteins:
- a CDS encoding phytanoyl-CoA dioxygenase family protein — protein: MGDDLFSQSKLGDAQIEQFIRDGFVRIDEAFPRELAEEGLAILWRDTGCAPNDPTTWTRPVIRLGGYAQPPFARAVNTPVLHTAFDQLVGKGRWAPRFSLGTFPVRFPSPEDPGDAGWHVDASYPGEDPNDFFSYRINVHSRERALLMLFLFSDVGEHDAPTRIRMGSHLDVARILQPAGEAGMTFMELAGKLDVTATRPEALATGRAGTVYLCHPFLVHSAQPHRGTTPRFMAQPPLHLAEPFRLEREDHDPSPVEIAIKQGLRDPSPG
- a CDS encoding bifunctional cytochrome P450/NADPH--P450 reductase, which gives rise to MSRPALSTNIPQPRPRPLVGNAPDLGSETPLQNLMKLAREFGPIFRLSFPGGVSVRVISSYELVAEVCDETRFAKKITQALWYLRELSGDGLFTAETEEPNWGKAHRLLMPAFSPAAMQDYHDGMLDVADQMLTRWARFGPDTDIDVSDNMTRLTLDTIALCGFDFRFNSFYQKEMHPFVESMVRALEEAGNRTRRVPLQTQLMLRTQRQFQADIGYMHEVTRQLIVKRRTLTPEETPRDLLSLMLDAKDPITGEKLDDDNIRNQLVTFLVAGHETTSGLLSFALYFLLHHPEVRQKAYEEVDRVLGSETPRFEHISQLQYIDQILRETLRLWPTAPAFSLSARADNTLLGGRYPLGVNDNLMVLIPMLHRDPAVWKDPERFDPERFAPEVRDSIPQHAWKPFGNGLRACIGRAFAFQEATLVLGMILQRFHLSTPAPYTLSIRESLTLKPEGLKLRARERKPGFRPSAARPTAPRPVAPAPQAPEKVAAHGTPLLLLYGSNSGASEAFARRIAGDGLARGYSTRVAPLDEYTGKLPREGAVVVVTASYNGQPPDNARAFHTWMSSVPEGSLSGVRYAVFGCGNRDWGETYQAVPTYLDERLSAAGAQAILTRGEADARGDFFGDFEQWYAPFWERVGTALGVTSREVDSGPRYTVEMVPPVSVELVKQNKLELATLVENRELVDLTSPFGRSKRHLVFELPEGVTYAAGDYLAVLPENHPELVERAARRLGVRTDAAVVLRSTRGAQASSLPMDRPVSVRELLGRHVELSAPATRKDLERLAEKNPCPPHAMHLAALARNAERYKQEILDKRMSVLDLLEQYDSCILSFGEFLELLPAMRVRQYSVSSSPLENPTRCTLTVAVLDAEAWSGQGRFHGTCSSYLARLRPGEQAAVAVHTPNVPFHPPASNTAPIIMVSAGTGLAPFRGFIQERALRHTRGETAGPALLFFGCDHPDVDFLYRDELAKWEQGDVVKVLPAFFRQPEGDVTFVQHRLWKEREQVKVLLDQGALFFICGDGRLMAPAVRETLARIHQETVGCSAEEAAAWLTGMEKQGRLVSDVFA
- a CDS encoding integrin alpha — protein: MTGFAWMGDDAARLVAVGSDMAGVGDFNGDGRDDVITFTRGTTGDVFVSLSDGTRFAQNSWLWLWRDHFAFDAEWSRPSLL
- a CDS encoding BON domain-containing protein, with amino-acid sequence MANRDYEMRRYLGDDRERWAGREREFDEGFRGSDMGPRQERGPWQGSQGYWGSSRKSEDYGRDYDQDRGYNLQGNYNPGNYNPPGFYNSQGHSGGGYSERDLGYDRGYGTYVARDRNEGLYGRRDYRDFNERGPLERLGDRFREGLRKLGKGPKAYTRSDDRIREDIYDRLMHGWVNAEHVEVQVKNGEVTLTGLVEERRDKRTIEDIIDDVLGVKDVHNQLKVGSPEQFNTTTGASGTSVTKVVRS
- a CDS encoding fimbrial protein, whose translation is MKCPKCGNVLDVTGRVPGSNITCACGNMSAVPGSGMSRKALFIILGISGLVLLCPCVGVLSAIAIPNFIRFQARSKQAECRANLKAWYTTQRAYFQQKDAYSASIEEVGFSPERGNRYAYFAGPGPLEERGTPQVVRTAAVQGIGVDTVKYAGAKPISLEQLPEGLGSMVGVQGECPDCNITLVCAGQVDRDDTLDVWSISTEERMLEDGTPIPGGVPFNHVNDVED